ACAATATGCTAGTGAACACATTTCAGAGCTCACTTCTCCAACTCAAACACCACATGTAGAAGCTACAAATGGTGATCCATCTATGATACTTTTCGATTCTCTAGATCAAATATGTGTTGATTTTTttggagatgaagcggttggGGTGGATAGTGAtgttgatgaagatgaagatacaCAAGATGCTAATGACAAAGCTATAAGAGAAAGCGCTCCATCTCAAATTTTCAACAATGTTGCAGAGTTGGATCCGattttgcttgattcttggaggaCTTGGTCCAACAACCACTCTTTTCGATGGTGAAGTTGCTATTGGGCAAGAGTTTGATTCTTTGACGCAATTGAAAGACATAGTCAAAGGTTATTCCATAGCTAAAAATCATTCATTTAAGGTGTTGGAGAGTGAGCCCACAAAATACGTAGTTGAGTGTAAAAGAAAGAGTTCATGCAAATGCTCATGGAGGTTACGTGCAATCAAGGATCCTTGTCTTGCTTCATTCAGAATTGTGAGGTATAATGGCCCCCATGCAAGTAATTGTTTGGGTGACATAAACTCAATCGATCATCCTCTTCTCTCCTCTGATTTTGTATGCAATGAGATAAAAGATCTTATTCGTGCCGATCCTTCTTTGAAAATCCGTGTTATTGTGCAAGCGGTGAAAGTCAAGTTTAAGTATACCATCACTTACAAGAGAGCTTGGTCAGCGAAACAAAAGGCTATTGCAAGCATTTTTGGTGATTGGGAGCAATCTTACGAAGAGTTGCCTAGGTACATGCAAGCATTGAAAGAATCTAATCCAGGAACCGTCGTGGAATGGTGTACCTTGGCTTCTAATGAAGATCCTTCTGTTCACATTTTTTTGAGAGTGTTTTGGGCATTCAAGACTTCCATCGATGGTTTTAAGCACTGTCGACCCCTAATCACCATAGATGGAACTCATTTGTATGGTAAGTACAAGGGCACGTTACTCATAGCCATGGGTACAGATGCGAATTCTCAATTGTTCCCTCTTGCTTTTGCTATTGTTGAAAGTGAAAATGGTGAGAGTTGGAAATGGTTCATGAAATGCATTCGGCATTTAGTTACTCAGAGGGAAGGTTTATGTGTCATTTCTGATAGACATGCAGGGATTTTGCAAACAATGAATGAGGTCAATAGTGGGTGGGAGGAGCCGCGTGCCCACCATCGATTTTGTACTCGTCACCTTGCCTCTAATGTCAACACTCAGTTCAAGAATGCTTATGTGAAGAACCTTTTCGGAAAAGCCGCAGATGCTCGTCAAAGAAAGAAGTTTGATTACTACTTGGGAAGAATTGGTGAATTGAATGTTGAAGCTCATAAGTACTTGATGGATATTTCTTCTCATCGGTGGTCGATCCACCATGATGGTGGTTTTAGATATGGCGTGAAAACCACAAACATGTCCGAAGCTTTTAATGGGGTGATGAAAGG
This sequence is a window from Spinacia oleracea cultivar Varoflay chromosome 1, BTI_SOV_V1, whole genome shotgun sequence. Protein-coding genes within it:
- the LOC110794284 gene encoding uncharacterized protein yields the protein MELPDYPIYCHWGGEILQSSGDVTYKGGERKFGFVNCQMSYDEVLSKVYDLMRCDSRYVELKLLMRYPMMSGSYEAIPLDDDNSLKAMLIAMSQTQSTTMQLFIEQLPKQPETQSHLESFHEMDSWASPFPYLPLTNQSGLTGSFTRMLTDEQYASEHISELTSPTQTPHVEATNGDPSMILFDSLDQICVDFFGDEAVGVDSDSWIRFCLILGGLGPTTTLFDGEVAIGQEFDSLTQLKDIVKGYSIAKNHSFKVLESEPTKYVVECKRKSSCKCSWRLRAIKDPCLASFRIVRYNGPHASNCLGDINSIDHPLLSSDFVCNEIKDLIRADPSLKIRVIVQAVKVKFKYTITYKRAWSAKQKAIASIFGDWEQSYEELPRYMQALKESNPGTVVEWCTLASNEDPSVHIFLRVFWAFKTSIDGFKHCRPLITIDGTHLYGKYKGTLLIAMGTDANSQLFPLAFAIVESENGESWKWFMKCIRHLVTQREGLCVISDRHAGILQTMNEVNSGWEEPRAHHRFCTRHLASNVNTQFKNAYVKNLFGKAADARQRKKFDYYLGRIGELNVEAHKYLMDISSHRWSIHHDGGFRYGVKTTNMSEAFNGVMKGARCLPITALVRMTFYRVNSYFVTRRGWGKRRIEEGHDFVEKATTTIEMNMAKSGAHEVQAFDHEMGLFEVTTRRGGRASGKGGNVHTVNLVAKTCTCEKLKIYKLPCSHVLAVCRSRSLSYAAFVDPFFTTVEYRQTYLKSFHPLPDVPYWPPYTGVRIVADASKRRGVGRPKSSLYPNEMDSSARRSVNVKSCSICRRQGHNKKTCAARGGVGSSG